Genomic DNA from Methanofastidiosum sp.:
ATATGAACTAGATATCACAAATGCAGCGTCATATATCGACTGCCTTTTTATCTTATGAGTGATATCAATAATTTTAGCCTTGGGATTAATTTTGTAGATTGGGCCTTTGATTTGGCCGGCGTAAAAATCATCGAAATCAGTAGTCAATGAAATCATGAATAAAATTATCTCCTGTACCTATTAAATTTATGTATATAAAAAAAGAATCTCGACCATTGTATAATCTAATTGCGAAACATTTAAATAAGTTAACTAATAGTTAAGTTATAGTGAAAGAATGGCAACGACAGAAGAAATATTTGATATTCTAGGGAATCAAACAAGGAGAATGATACTTGAGATGCTAGCTACATCCCCTTGTTATACGACAGAGATAGCTGAGAGGCTAGAAATCGGTCAAAAGGCCATTAATGAACATCTTAAGATAATGCAAGATCTAGGGCTAATAGATCTGTTTGTTTTAAAACAGAAAAGAGGAAGCCCCAGGAAATACTTTAAGATAAAAGACAATATAAGAATGGAGCTTTTTGTTGCACCAAGAGTGTTTGATGCATCTTTTAAAACTGAAGAAATTGATATGGAATCGATTTTTGAAAGATATCCAGAATACAAGTCCTTTTATGAAGAAATTAAGTTTGATTCGGAGATTAGAATAATTGGTAGGTTGAAAGAAAATCTTGATTACCTCAAAAATGAATTAGTTGAAATTGATAATGCAAAAGCATTCATAGAAAGGTCTATTTCTGAAGTAAAGGAGACTATTTTAAAAACTATAGAAGACCTTAATCTTAGAGAAAAAGAGAAAAAAGTTC
This window encodes:
- a CDS encoding ArsR family transcriptional regulator encodes the protein MATTEEIFDILGNQTRRMILEMLATSPCYTTEIAERLEIGQKAINEHLKIMQDLGLIDLFVLKQKRGSPRKYFKIKDNIRMELFVAPRVFDASFKTEEIDMESIFERYPEYKSFYEEIKFDSEIRIIGRLKENLDYLKNELVEIDNAKAFIERSISEVKETILKTIEDLNLREKEKKVLIEIVLKESYSPQGIADSLNLELEEVVDSIKILREKGVL